In Geminocystis sp. NIES-3709, a single genomic region encodes these proteins:
- a CDS encoding Calx-beta domain-containing protein, whose translation MTQLSQAIVQAEALLLKASLNPSLEENLITAFGDNYNVTIANNILSSWRNGNFSNLPKIEVLSPSAMNGAQGAYSALNNTIYLSSFLVESKSLTAIRDVLIEEYGHFIDAQINDIDSQGDEGEIWRNLVLNQPMTEAELKTFRNENDWNTVIVNGQILKVENNTITQLTNNITDDFYYQISGNNVVWLRHNSYNFYRDYEIYFYNGVAITHLTNNTTSPSSPQISGSNVVWDAYDGNDYEIYFYNGTTVTQLTNNVKHDSDPKISGNNVVWSEYDGNDYEIYFYNGVTVTQLTNNTTDDSALGVSGDHLMWSGYDGNSPKIYLYNSATQLTDNIIGGLNPQISGNNVVWSGYDGNDYEIYFYNGVTVTQLTNNTTKDYTPKISGNKIVWDGYDGNDNEIYFYNGATVIQLTNNTTNDYHPDISENNVVWSGYDGNDYELYFYNGAISTQLTNNNINDYGPKISGNNVVFSRTHISDAEIYTYRINYSLLNLAINDVTITEGNSGTKNAVFTVTRTGTATNAITVNYSTANGTAKAGSDYVAKTGTLTFAPNETSKTISIVINGDTTGEDNETFFINLTNAVGDMSSFAVDDTSSFNLSNTVGDSITDNQGQGTISNDDTSLIVGNDNNNNLVGGTSNDTLQGLGGNDTLRGGTGSDRLEGGTGNDIYYLDSTGDRIIEVLNEGNDTVRSTFTYTLGANVENLVLEGTGNLNGTGNNLKNSITGNNINNLLNGEERNDTLNGRDDDDTLIGGSGNDSMIGGAGNDTFYVDSSADRVVELFYEPWWGYDIDTVRSTVTYTLSANVENLVLEGTGNLNGTGNTLSNHITGNNFSNTINGSEGNDTLIGRGGNDTLIGGTGKGKMIGGTGNDIYYIDGGAQIIELFNEGTDTVLSTSFTYTLGANVENLVLGGTGNINGTGNILNNSITGNNFKNLINGGSGNDTLNGRGGSDTLTGGIGNDSMIGDTGNDTFYVDSTGDRVLELSDEGNDTVLATITYTLGANVENLVLEGTENINGTGNTLNNSLIGNNLSNILNGEDGNDTLVGGNDNDSMIGGNGNDTFYVDAIEDVIVELSNEGIDAVRSMVNYTLSANVENLILQGTENIDSTGNILNNSITGNNRNNLLNGGSGNDTLNGRGGNDTLTGGIGNDSMIGGTGNDTFYVDSTSDRVIESASQGIDAVRSTITYTLVANVENLILQGTENIDGIGNTLHNNITGNNLNNILNGGDGNDTLVGDSGNDRLNGSTGIDRMLGGLDNDAYSVDHIQDEVIEFFNQGTDIVFSTITYTLPNNIENLNLSDTVNIDINGTGNSLSNRLTGNNQNNQLHDGEGNDTLNGRDGNDTLTGGEGNDSLIGGNGDDSFRFTTVNEGIDTITDFNVSDDTILVRRNGFSGGLSLGTLAVNQFRVGSSATVSTDRFIYNSSNGAFFFDSDGNGATGAIQIATFSTGLGMTNQDIVIV comes from the coding sequence ATGACTCAATTAAGTCAAGCCATCGTCCAAGCCGAAGCACTCCTGCTGAAAGCCTCTCTCAATCCCAGTCTGGAAGAAAACTTAATTACTGCTTTTGGAGATAACTACAACGTTACCATCGCAAATAATATCCTCTCCTCATGGCGTAATGGTAACTTTAGTAATTTACCGAAAATTGAAGTATTGTCCCCATCTGCCATGAATGGTGCGCAAGGTGCTTACAGTGCATTGAATAACACCATTTATTTATCCTCCTTTCTTGTAGAGTCAAAATCCCTTACAGCGATTCGAGATGTATTAATAGAAGAATATGGACACTTTATCGATGCCCAAATTAACGACATAGACAGTCAGGGAGACGAAGGGGAAATCTGGCGTAACTTAGTGTTAAATCAACCCATGACAGAAGCGGAATTAAAAACCTTCAGAAATGAAAATGATTGGAATACCGTCATTGTTAATGGGCAAATTTTAAAAGTGGAAAACAATACCATTACTCAGTTAACTAATAATATTACAGATGACTTTTACTATCAAATATCAGGGAACAATGTAGTATGGCTTAGACACAATAGTTATAATTTTTACAGAGATTATGAAATATACTTCTACAATGGTGTAGCCATTACTCATTTAACCAATAACACTACAAGTCCTTCTTCTCCTCAAATATCAGGAAGCAATGTAGTGTGGGACGCATACGATGGCAATGATTATGAAATTTATTTCTACAACGGTACAACAGTTACTCAATTAACTAACAATGTTAAACATGATAGCGATCCTAAAATATCAGGAAATAATGTAGTGTGGTCTGAGTATGACGGGAATGATTATGAAATATATTTTTATAACGGTGTCACAGTTACTCAGTTAACTAATAACACTACAGATGATTCCGCTCTTGGAGTATCAGGAGATCATCTAATGTGGTCTGGGTATGACGGCAATAGTCCTAAAATATATTTATACAATAGTGCAACTCAGTTGACTGACAATATTATAGGTGGACTCAACCCTCAAATATCAGGGAATAATGTAGTGTGGTCTGGGTATGACGGGAATGATTATGAAATATATTTTTATAACGGTGTCACAGTTACTCAGTTAACTAATAACACTACAAAAGATTACACCCCTAAAATCTCAGGAAATAAGATAGTTTGGGATGGTTATGATGGCAATGACAATGAAATATATTTTTATAACGGAGCAACAGTTATTCAGTTAACTAATAACACGACAAACGATTACCACCCTGACATCTCAGAAAATAATGTAGTGTGGTCTGGGTATGACGGGAATGATTATGAACTATATTTTTATAATGGTGCGATAAGTACTCAGTTAACTAATAATAATATAAATGACTACGGACCTAAAATATCAGGGAATAATGTAGTATTTAGTAGGACTCATATTAGTGATGCGGAAATTTATACATATCGGATAAATTACAGTTTACTGAATCTTGCCATTAACGATGTTACCATAACTGAAGGTAATAGCGGGACTAAAAACGCAGTATTCACCGTAACTCGTACTGGTACAGCTACTAATGCTATTACTGTTAATTATTCCACTGCTAATGGTACAGCAAAGGCAGGAAGTGATTATGTAGCGAAAACTGGTACTTTAACCTTTGCCCCTAATGAAACAAGTAAAACTATTTCTATAGTCATTAATGGCGATACAACAGGAGAAGATAACGAGACTTTCTTTATTAATCTTACTAATGCTGTGGGTGATATGAGCTCCTTTGCTGTGGATGATACGAGCTCATTTAATCTAAGTAATACTGTTGGTGATTCGATTACCGATAATCAAGGGCAAGGTACAATCAGTAACGATGATACCTCGTTAATTGTGGGAAATGATAATAATAACAATCTTGTGGGGGGTACTAGTAATGATACTTTACAAGGATTAGGAGGAAATGATACTCTCCGAGGTGGTACAGGTAGTGATCGTCTTGAAGGTGGTACGGGTAACGATATTTACTATCTAGACAGTACAGGTGATCGAATTATTGAAGTTTTAAATGAAGGAAACGATACAGTTCGATCGACTTTTACTTATACTTTAGGAGCAAATGTCGAAAATCTGGTGTTAGAAGGAACAGGAAATCTAAACGGTACAGGAAACAATCTCAAGAATAGTATCACGGGTAATAACATTAATAACCTTCTCAATGGTGAAGAAAGAAATGATACTCTCAATGGACGTGATGATGATGATACTCTTATTGGTGGTAGTGGTAATGATTCCATGATTGGTGGTGCTGGAAATGATACTTTCTATGTCGATTCTTCGGCAGATCGAGTAGTAGAATTGTTCTATGAACCATGGTGGGGGTACGATATAGATACAGTTCGATCAACTGTTACCTATACTTTAAGTGCCAATGTCGAAAATCTGGTGCTAGAAGGAACAGGAAATCTTAATGGTACGGGTAACACCCTCAGCAATCATATTACTGGAAATAACTTTAGCAATACAATTAACGGAAGTGAGGGTAATGATACTCTCATTGGACGTGGGGGTAATGATACTCTTATTGGTGGTACTGGCAAAGGTAAAATGATTGGTGGTACTGGAAACGATATTTACTATATCGATGGGGGGGCTCAAATCATAGAATTATTCAATGAAGGTACAGATACAGTTCTATCAACTTCTTTTACTTATACTTTAGGAGCAAATGTCGAAAATTTGGTGTTAGGAGGAACAGGAAATATCAACGGTACAGGAAACATCCTCAATAATAGTATTACAGGTAATAACTTTAAGAACCTTATCAATGGTGGTAGTGGAAATGATACTCTTAATGGACGTGGTGGATCTGATACTCTTACCGGTGGTATTGGCAATGATTCCATGATTGGTGATACAGGAAACGATACTTTTTATGTGGACAGTACGGGTGATCGAGTCCTAGAATTGTCTGATGAGGGGAATGATACAGTGCTGGCAACCATCACCTATACTTTAGGTGCAAATGTCGAAAATCTGGTATTAGAAGGAACAGAAAATATCAACGGTACGGGAAACACCCTCAATAATAGTCTTATAGGTAATAACCTTAGTAACATTCTTAATGGTGAAGATGGTAATGATACCTTAGTGGGAGGCAATGACAATGATTCCATGATTGGTGGTAATGGAAACGATACTTTCTATGTCGATGCAATAGAGGATGTAATCGTAGAATTGTCCAATGAAGGTATAGATGCCGTTCGATCGATGGTTAACTATACTTTAAGTGCAAATGTAGAAAATCTGATCTTACAAGGAACAGAAAATATCGATAGTACAGGAAACATTCTCAATAATAGTATTACAGGTAATAACCGTAATAACCTTCTCAATGGTGGGAGTGGTAACGATACTCTCAATGGACGTGGTGGCAATGATACTCTCACTGGTGGTATTGGTAATGATTCCATGATTGGTGGTACGGGAAATGATACTTTCTATGTGGACAGTACAAGCGATCGAGTCATCGAAAGTGCCAGTCAAGGTATCGATGCCGTTCGATCGACTATTACCTATACTTTAGTAGCCAATGTCGAAAATCTGATCTTACAAGGTACAGAAAATATCGATGGTATAGGAAACACCCTCCATAATAATATTACAGGTAATAACCTTAATAACATTCTCAATGGTGGAGATGGTAATGATACCTTAGTGGGAGATAGTGGGAACGATCGTCTTAATGGTAGTACTGGTATTGATAGAATGCTAGGAGGATTGGATAATGATGCTTATTCTGTGGATCATATTCAAGATGAAGTGATTGAATTTTTTAATCAAGGTACAGATATAGTTTTCTCTACCATTACCTATACTCTACCTAATAACATCGAAAATTTGAATCTCAGTGATACAGTAAATATAGATATAAATGGAACAGGCAATAGTTTAAGCAACCGTCTGACGGGTAATAATCAGAATAATCAACTTCATGATGGAGAAGGAAATGACACCTTAAATGGCCGTGATGGCAATGATACTCTTACTGGTGGAGAAGGAAATGATAGTCTTATTGGTGGTAATGGTGATGACTCTTTCCGCTTTACTACCGTGAATGAAGGAATCGATACCATTACTGACTTTAATGTTAGTGATGACACTATTTTGGTTCGTCGGAATGGTTTTAGCGGTGGTTTATCCTTAGGTACTTTAGCTGTAAATCAATTCCGTGTCGGTTCATCGGCAACGGTTTCCACCGATCGTTTTATCTATAACTCTAGTAATGGTGCATTTTTCTTCGATTCCGATGGAAATGGTGCAACGGGGGCGATACAAATTGCAACTTTCAGTACGGGGTTAGGAATGACAAATCAGGATATTGTCATAGTGTAA
- a CDS encoding IS5 family transposase — MKQKYHLRNWSEYDRGLKQRGSLTFWLSEEVLSNWILTEKSGTRGADNYFSDQAILTFVMVKSLFSLAGRQTEGFLESLFVLMGIDLPMPDHTTVSRRAKNLDVVLPVNKRDEPRHVVVDSTGVKVYGEGEWKTRQHGVSKRRTWRKLHLAVDEKTGKILVAEVTTNNCHDGDVLESLLEAVEGEIEQVSGDGAYDRAAPELRSDQRKCYRAIAKRGAMATILPQNNAQKWSDIDGDRNRNIEKIEEIGRKEWKEESGYNRRSISETTMFRLKTIFGGKLSSRDFDNQAVELFVKCLLLNKMIQIAKPDSYIV, encoded by the coding sequence ATGAAACAAAAATACCATCTAAGAAATTGGTCAGAATATGATCGAGGACTAAAACAAAGAGGAAGTCTGACATTTTGGCTTTCTGAAGAAGTCTTATCTAACTGGATTTTAACAGAAAAATCAGGAACTAGAGGAGCTGATAATTATTTCTCAGATCAAGCAATATTAACTTTTGTGATGGTGAAGTCTTTATTTAGTTTAGCGGGAAGACAAACGGAAGGTTTTTTAGAATCATTATTTGTTCTCATGGGGATTGATTTGCCAATGCCAGACCATACTACGGTGTCTCGTAGAGCGAAAAATCTCGATGTAGTTCTACCAGTGAACAAAAGGGATGAACCTCGTCATGTGGTAGTAGATTCCACAGGGGTAAAAGTTTATGGTGAAGGTGAATGGAAAACCAGACAACACGGTGTAAGTAAAAGAAGAACATGGCGTAAATTACATTTAGCCGTAGATGAAAAAACAGGTAAAATTTTAGTAGCAGAAGTAACGACAAATAATTGCCATGACGGCGATGTACTAGAAAGTTTATTAGAAGCGGTAGAAGGTGAGATTGAGCAAGTTTCAGGGGATGGGGCTTATGATCGCGCAGCGCCAGAGCTTCGCTCTGATCAAAGAAAATGTTATCGGGCGATCGCCAAGAGAGGGGCAATGGCGACAATTCTACCACAAAACAATGCTCAAAAGTGGTCAGACATAGATGGAGACAGGAATAGAAATATCGAAAAAATTGAGGAAATAGGTAGAAAAGAATGGAAGGAAGAAAGTGGTTATAATCGACGTTCAATCAGTGAAACTACAATGTTTAGGCTAAAGACAATCTTTGGAGGAAAACTAAGTAGCAGAGATTTTGACAATCAGGCTGTGGAATTGTTTGTGAAATGTCTGTTGTTGAATAAAATGATCCAAATTGCCAAACCAGATAGCTATATAGTTTAA
- the dnaB gene encoding replicative DNA helicase codes for MNDFTPDLAASSLPPQNIEAEEIILGSLLFDPNAMGKIIDILPLEAFYVNAHRHIYEAARNLYFQGQPIDLMTVSTWLNDHNLLDKIGGTPKIISLLDRTVSSANIERYVPLITDKYIRRLLITTAKEISELGYDTTQDLDIILDEAEQKIFKLTQARIQQGLVPISETLIDTFTEIQNFQEKIALPGISTEFYDLDALTGGFQRSDLIIIAGRPAMGKTSFALNIAANIAKHHNLAVAIFSLEMSREQLAMRLLSGEGKLESSRLKSGRITEQEMEPLMTAMGSLSELPIYIDDSGYLTVMQMRSEVRRLQAEKKGKLGLVLIDYLQLMQGSSDNRVQELSRITRSLKSLAREINAPIIALSQLSRAVEQRTNKRPMLSDLRESGSIEQDADLVIMLYRDEYYHPDTVDQGVAEIIVAKHRNGPTGQVKLIFRSELTQFLNMKRH; via the coding sequence ATGAATGACTTTACCCCCGATTTGGCCGCTTCCTCTCTTCCTCCTCAAAATATAGAAGCAGAAGAAATAATTTTAGGTAGTTTACTCTTTGATCCTAATGCCATGGGAAAAATCATAGACATCTTACCATTAGAAGCCTTTTATGTCAATGCTCATCGTCATATTTACGAAGCGGCCAGAAATTTATATTTTCAAGGGCAACCGATTGATTTAATGACGGTTAGTACATGGTTAAATGATCATAATTTGTTGGATAAAATTGGTGGTACTCCTAAAATAATTAGTTTACTCGATCGAACTGTTTCTTCGGCAAATATTGAGCGTTATGTTCCGTTAATTACAGATAAATATATTAGGAGATTACTAATAACTACAGCTAAAGAAATTAGCGAATTAGGTTATGATACGACCCAAGATTTAGACATTATTTTAGATGAAGCAGAACAAAAAATATTTAAACTTACTCAAGCAAGAATACAGCAAGGATTAGTACCTATTTCTGAAACTTTAATTGACACTTTTACAGAGATTCAAAACTTTCAAGAAAAAATTGCGTTACCCGGTATCAGTACTGAATTTTACGATTTAGATGCTTTAACAGGAGGATTTCAACGATCGGACTTAATTATAATTGCCGGGCGCCCTGCCATGGGAAAAACCAGTTTTGCCTTAAATATTGCCGCAAATATTGCAAAACATCATAATTTAGCGGTAGCTATTTTTAGCTTAGAAATGTCCAGAGAACAATTAGCAATGCGTTTGCTTTCTGGGGAAGGAAAATTAGAGAGTAGTCGTCTAAAATCTGGTAGAATTACAGAGCAGGAAATGGAGCCTTTAATGACGGCAATGGGATCATTATCAGAGTTACCAATTTACATTGATGATAGTGGTTATTTAACCGTTATGCAAATGCGATCGGAAGTGCGCCGTTTACAAGCAGAAAAAAAGGGTAAATTAGGCTTAGTTTTAATTGATTATTTACAGTTAATGCAGGGAAGTAGTGATAATCGGGTACAAGAGTTATCCAGAATTACTCGATCGTTGAAAAGCCTTGCCAGAGAGATTAACGCCCCCATTATAGCCTTATCTCAGCTTAGTCGAGCTGTGGAACAACGCACAAATAAACGTCCTATGTTGTCTGACTTGCGTGAGTCAGGATCGATCGAGCAAGATGCGGATTTAGTGATCATGTTATACCGAGATGAATATTACCATCCCGACACCGTAGATCAAGGAGTAGCAGAAATTATTGTAGCAAAACATCGAAATGGCCCCACTGGACAAGTTAAACTTATATTTCGATCGGAATTAACTCAATTTCTGAACATGAAACGTCATTAA